In a genomic window of Zingiber officinale cultivar Zhangliang chromosome 9B, Zo_v1.1, whole genome shotgun sequence:
- the LOC122023058 gene encoding uncharacterized protein LOC122023058: MTEEETIPIEFDEAMFGRNVSTSLLREDIMRCMEMREIGSRQILVYMGYLYKYLKETNRAEYVSFVDPNKIPAAQDGSTSSQHIANQLKASNGDSICLIPYNTGGVRTYLCMRGNPKRPTFKQLTGNLKQQGCVECGYCVMRYMKEIVECEDLQLERKFAGCVKNQYYTQTQYDDVRIEWSEFVYSYLK; the protein is encoded by the exons ATGACTGAGGAGGAGACCATTCCTATCGAATTTGATGAAGCCATGTTTGGACGTAATGTGAGTACATCGTTGTTGAGAGAGGATATCATGCGCTGTATGGAAATGAGAGAGATAGGGTCCAGGCAaattttggtttacatggg TTACTTGTACAAGTACTTGAAGGAAACAAACAGGGCTGAGTATGTGTCGTTTGTGGATCCCAACAAAATACCAGCCGCTCAAGATGGCAGTACCTCTTCACAACACATTGCTAATCAGTTGAAAGCATCAAACGGAGACAGCATATGCCTTATCCCATACAACACTGG TGGAGTGAGGACGTACCTTTGTATGAGGGGTAATCCAAAACGACCAACTTTCAAACAGTTGACG GGTAATCTCAAACAACAAGGTTGTGTTGAATGTGGATACTGTGTCATGCGGTACATGAAGGAGATTGTTGAATGTGAGGATCTACAGTTGGAGAGGAAG TTTGCAGGTTGTGTGAAGAACCAGTACTATACGCAGACACAATATGATGACGTGAGAATCGAATGGAGTGAATTTGTGTACTCGTATTTGAAGTGA
- the LOC122023059 gene encoding uncharacterized protein LOC122023059 yields MWIREHLYFNGFSKNYLNWIWHGEAAEKDRLNSSVNQEPTDNCHDDFETVNLCEAAYDNHTENPEAFMKFLEEAEKPLYKGCKRYTKLSALVKLYNTKARHGMSDALFSDLLADFGDMLPDNHNLPSSIYEAKKTLSCLALSHEKIHACSNDCILYRKQYKDCVSCPKCGLSRWKLTKKNVEKKGVPAKVVWYFPPIPRFKRMFKSLETSRNLTWHADSTRVVGQLRHPVDSPSWKLVDHMWPDFGSEARNIRLALAADGINPHSNLSSRYSCWPIMLATYNLPPDMCMKRKFIMLTMLISGPKQPGNDIDVYLEVLVDDLQLLWEGVDGVYDAYRREVFTLKAVLLWTINDFPAYGNLSGCTTHGYYACPICGEDTYAKHLPNGKKMSFAGHRRFLPQFHPYRRQIKEFNGMEELGEAGRPLSGIKLFDKLSDITCEFGKKTSGKTKDNVAARLDMVQMGIRPQLAPKIGEKRTYLPPAACSFTKNERLQVCRSLMDIKVPEGFSSNMKNLVCMDEMKLSSLKSHDSHVIMQHFLPIVIRNSLPKYVRYAVIRLCFFFKDICCKIIDVAKLDKLQSDLIVTLCLLEQYFPPSFFDIMLHLTVHLVREVQLCGPVYFRWMYPFERCMKVLKSYVGSRKYPEGCIVRRYAAEEAVEFCSEYLNDLDPVGVPKSLRDPNASIPGFSASNSSIIVQQIDLQQAHLTVLENTEEISPYIIEHKSFLKTMFPKKQKDARWIQDAHNKRFIDWFRAKVAAEIDSCNGGMTSSLRWLAHGPRVRVLKCDSYVINGNLYQTKERDDEKVCQNSGVSLLANTMLVCSAKDKNPVLENVTFYGVIEEIWELDYHQFQVPLFKCAWVSNDKGIQYNDECGFTLVNLNKRGHQKDEFVLASQVRQVFYVADPLNKGWSIVLQVPNRCYEGEEDLWTIIPEARPIDNVDIHWKRTMRPKKQRKIAKYDEPHVVEDTELHQDADGLAAAELRGETEIEEPPITGQKKTRGPTSMCRLIAAARWGKKLCC; encoded by the exons TGATAATTGTCATGATGATTTTGAAACTGTTAATTTGTGTGAGGCAGCGTATGATAACCATACAGAAAATCCAGAAGCATTTATGAAGTTTTTGGAGGAAGCAGAGAAGCCACTGTATAAGGGATGCAAACGTTACACAAAGTTGAGTGCACTTGTAAAACTATACAATACCAAAGCAAGGCATGGGAtgagtgatgctctattttcagATCTACTAGCAGATTTTGGGGACATGCTGCCAGATAACCACAATCTGCCATCGTCAATTTATGAAGCAAAGAAGACGTTGAGTTGTTTGGCTTTGAGTCATGAAAAGATTCATGCTTGTTCCAATGATTGCATCCTTTATAGGAAACAATATAAAGACTGCGTAAGCTGCCCGAAATGTGGCTTATCAAGATGGAAGCTAACCAAGAAAAATGTTGAGAAGAAAGGTGTTCCTGCCAAAGTGGTTTGGTATTTCCCTCCCATACCAAGATTTAagcgcatgtttaaatctttagaaACTTCCAGAAATTTAACATGGCATGCAGATAGCACAAGAGTTGTTGGTCAGTTACGCCATCCAGTTGATTCACCGTCATGGAAATTGGTGGATCATATGTGGCCCGACTTTGGAAGTGAGGCAAGAAATATTCGCCTGGCACTTGCAGCCGATGGAATTAATCCTCACAGCAATCTTAGTAGTCGCTACAGTTGCTGGCCAATCATGCTGGCCACATATAATTTGCCTCCAGACATGTGCATGAAAAGGAAATTCATCATGCTAACGATGCTCATTTCAGGGCCGAAACAGCCTGGAAACGATATCGACGTCTACCTTGAGGTTCTGGTTGATGATTTGCAGCTCTTGtgggaaggagttgatggagtTTATGATGCTTATCGAAGGGAGGTTTTCACTCTTAAAGCAGTTCTTTTATGGACCATCAACGACTTTCCTGCATATGGTAACCTTAGTGGATGTACTACACATGGTTATTACGCATGCCCAATATGTGGTGAGGATACTTATGCAAAGCACTTACCAAATGGGAAGAAAATGTCATTTGCTGGGCATAGACGATTCCTACCACAATTTCATCCATATCGGAGGCAAATAAAGGAGTTTAATGGCATGGAGGAACTTGGTGAAGCAGGTAGGCCATTATCTGGAATTAAGTTGTTTGACAAGCTTTCAGACATAACATGTGAGTTTGGAAAGAAAACAAGT GGAAAAACCAAGGACAATGTGGCAGCTAGGTTGGACATGGTTCAGATGGGAATTAGGCCTCAATTGGCTCCTAAAATTGGTGAGAAAAGAACATATCTACCTCCTGCAGCATGCTCATTCACAAAAAATGAGAGATTACAAGTATGTAGGTCATTAATGGATATAAAAGTTCCGGAAGGTTTCTCATCAAACATGAAGAATCTTGTCTGCATGGATGAGATGAAGCTGAGTAGCTTGAAATCACATGATTCTCATGTTATAATGCAGCACTTCCTGCCAATAGTCATACGTAATTCTCTGCCAAAATATGTTAGATATGCTGTCATAAGATTATGCTTCTTCTTCAAAGATATTTGTTGCAAGATTATCGATGTAGCCAAGTTAGATAAGCTGCAATCTGACTTGATTGTTACACTCTGCTTATTGGAGCAGTATTTCCCCCCTTCTTTCTTCGATATCATGCTCCACTTAACAGTTCATCTTGTTCGTGAAGTCCAATTATGTGGACCAGTCTACTTCAGatggatgtacccatttgaaagatgcaTGAAGGTGTTGAAAAGTTACGTAGGCAGTCGAAAATATCCAGAAGGTTgcattgttcggagatatgcagcAGAAGAAGCAgttgaattttgttcagaatatCTCAATGACCTTGATCCTGTTGGGGTCCCTAAATCACTACGTGACCCAAACGCAAGCATTCCTGGATTCTCAGCAAGCAATTCATCAATCATCGTCCAACAAATTGATCTCCAACAAGCACACTTGACTGTTCTAGAAAATACAGAAGAAATATCTCCATACATTAT TGAACACAAATCCTTCTTGAAGACAATGTTTCCCAAGAAACAGAAAGATGCAAGGTGGATACAAGATGCTCATAATAAGAGGTTCATTGACTGGTTTCGTGCAAAG GTGGCTGCTGAAATCGATAGTTGCAATGGTGGAATGACATCGTCATTGAGATGGCTGGCCCATGGACCACGTGTGCGAGTCTTAAAGTGTGATAGCTATGTCATAAATGGCAATTTATACCAAACAAAAGAGCGGGATGATGAGAAAGTTTGTCAAAACAGTGGTGTTTCTCTACTTGCCAACACGATGCTTGTTTGTAGTGCCAAAGATAAGAATCCCGTGTTAGAGAATGTGACtttttatggagttattgaaGAGATATGGGAACTAGACTATCATCAATTTCAAGTTCCTCTTTTCAAGTGCGCATGGGTATCAAATGACAAAGGAATACAATACAATGATGAATGTGGCTTCACCTTAGTTAATCTGAACAAACGAGGCCACCagaaggatgaatttgtgcttgcAAGTCAAGTTAGACAAGTATTTTATGTTGCTGACCCACTGAACAAAGGGTGGTCAATAGTGCTTCAAGTTCCAAATAGATGTTACGAGGGAGAAGAGGATCTTTGGACCATAATTCCCGAAGCTCGACCAATTGATAATGTTGATATTCATt GGAAAAGAACAATGCGTCCTAAAAAACAGCGAAAAATAGCAAAATATGATGAGCCACATGTAGTTGAGGACACCGAACTACACCAAGATGCTGATGGGTTAGCAGCTGCAGAGCTACGAGGAGAGACTGAAATAGAAGAACCTCCTATTACTGGGCAGAAGAAGACTCGGGGGCCTACATCAATGTGCAGACTTATTGCTGCTGCAAGATGGGGAAAAAA GCTCTGTTGTTAG